One window from the genome of Diospyros lotus cultivar Yz01 chromosome 11, ASM1463336v1, whole genome shotgun sequence encodes:
- the LOC127813503 gene encoding uncharacterized protein LOC127813503, translated as MESSAGGQLLKNFMALQPLEFYGGIDVLVVKNWMLFVEKHFRTMGCSDAQRVQFSTFFFRGDAERWWETPRQRFIGREPSWVEFQEAFNGQFFPDWIREQKTYKFIELVQGSKSVAQYETEFISLARFSLELVSTEVKKAAKFQRGLRADIQHALAGTRILDYSTVVQRAYAIERDKIKLGNGQGTHKGTGNKKKKWEARPSSGMVKVMPCGNCGKRHKEPYRFSSGFCYLCGQAGHMQRECPRSQDKAMANIEVKCFRCGKKGHLANNCSQLAQPQYEGQRFRRQGPQLNQRPVAPRAQGVIPQMMMPQRPIAADKPCMQGKVFALIATDAEQGNEIIQGILSLYSVDVRVLFDTGSAHSFIASHVICHVPIPRTILPYYLVVSTPRDVVLVGSKIL; from the coding sequence ATGGAGAGCAGTGCAGGAGGCCAACTACTGAAGAATTTTATGGCGCTTCAACCTCTTGAATTCTATGGAGGTATAGATGTCTTAGTAGTGAAAAATTGGATGTTGTTTGTAGAGAAGCACTTTCGGACCATGGGGTGTAGCGATGCACAACGGGTGCAATTTTCCACCTTTTTTTTTAGAGGGGATGCTGAAAGATGGTGGGAGACCCCTCGTCAGAGGTTCATAGGTAGGGAACCCTCTTGGGTCGAATTTCAAGAAGCATTTAATGGGCAATTTTTCCCTGACTGGATTCGAGAGCAGAAGACATACAAATTTATTGAGCTAGTGCAAGGAAGTAAGTCAGTGGCTCAGTATGAGACTGAGTTCATTTCCTTAGCCAGATTTTCTCTAGAATTGGTGTCGACTGAAGTGAAGAAAGCTGCAAAATTCCAGAGGGGTCTACGAGCTGACATTCAACATGCATTAGCTGGAACAAGGATTTTGGATTACTCGACTGTGGTACAGAGAGCTTACGCCATTGAACGAGATAAGATTAAACTAGGAAATGGACAAGGGACGCATAAAGGAACGggcaataagaagaaaaagtggGAAGCACGTCCATCAAGTGGGATGGTAAAAGTTATGCCATGTGGTAATTGTGGAAAAAGACATAAGGAACCCTATCGCTTCAGTAGTGGATTTTGCTATTTGTGCGGACAGGCAGGGCACATGCAAAGAGAATGTCCTCGTAGTCAGGATAAGGCAATGGCTAACATAGAAGTGAAGTGCTTTCGATGCGGAAAGAAAGGTCACCTAGCAAATAATTGTTCACAATTGGCCCAACCTCAGTACGAAGGACAAAGATTTAGAAGACAAGGACCCCAGCTTAACCAGAGACCAGTAGCACCTAGGGCACAAGGAGTAATCCCACAGATGATGATGCCACAGCGCCCTATTGCTGCAGATAAACCCTGTATGCAAGGAAAGGTATTCGCCCTGATAGCAACAGATGCAGAGCAAGGGAACGAGATAATTCAAGGTATTCTCTCTTTATATAGTGTAGATGTGCGTGTGCTTTTTGATACCGGCTCTGCGCATTCTTTTATTGCATCTCATGTGATATGTCATGTTCCCATCCCTAGAACTATTTTACCATATTACTTGGTTGTGTCTACACCTAGGGATGTGGTGTTAGTAGGAAGTAAGATACTTTAG